In the Streptomyces sp. NBC_01237 genome, GATCAGCACCACCCCGTCGGCCCGGCGGAGTTCGGCCAGCAGGTCCGAGGCACCCCGATGCGTCTCGGCGAGGCCCGGCCGGTAGGCGGGGAAGTCGATGTCGGCGCCGGTGAAGACCCGGGTGGTCGCGCCCCGGCCCTCGCACCGCAGCGCGCACCACTGGGCGACCCGGTCACAGACCGAACCCTCCCTGAGCGAGCCGCCGATCAGGACGATGTGCGCTCCGGCCCCGACTCCCGCTCCCGGCCCGGCCTCCTCGGCTTCTGCTCCGGCTCCCGCTCCCGCTCCCGGCCCGGCTCCGGCTTCTGCTCCCGGCCCGGCTCCGGCTTCTGCTCCTGCTCCGGTCTCGGCTCCGGTCCCTCCTCCCGCGCCCGTCCCCGCGTCTGCTCCTTTCGGCGCGGCAGCCGGGGGGAGCGCGTCCAGCGCCGGCCGGGGCCGCCATCCGACGATGTCCACGGACCCCTGGTCCTTGCGCCCGGCGGACCGCATCCGGGCGTTGCGCCGTTCCACGCCCGCCCGGTCCGCGCCCTGGTCCACTCCGCCCTGGCGGCGGGACTCCAGGACGACGGCGGCGGCGCGGCCGACGCGTTCGTGCGCGTAGAGGGCGAGCGCGTCGGTCACCGAGGAGGTGGCTTCCATGGCCTGTCCGAGGACGACCGCGTCCTCCAGCGCCGTGTTGGCCCCCTGGCCGAGCGCCGGGACCATGGCGTGGGCGGCATCGCCCAGCAGCGCCACCGGTCCGTCCACCCAGCGGGGCGCCGGATCACGGTCGTGGATGTCGGTGACGACGAGGTCACCCGGCTCGGCGTCGCGCACCAGGTCGACGACCGGCCCGTACCACCCCTCGATGGCGTCCACCAGCGCCTTCCGTGCGCCGTCCGGTCCCCGTGCGGGCCAGACTCCGGGCGGGGCGGTGATCTTGGCCGCCCAGTAGAGGGTGTCGTCATCGACGGGGGCGATGAAGAACTGGATGCCGAGCCCGCTGACGACATGGCCGCGCCCGCCGAGGGCCGAGCCGCGGGTACGTCCCCGTACCGAGGTGTAACCGCGGTACTGGAGCGGTTCGTCGCCCAGCATCCGCCGGCGCACCGCGGAGCGGATGCCGTCGGCGGCGATCAGCGCCTCGTAGTCCTGCGTGGTGCCGTCGGAGAGGTGCACCGACACGGAGTCCGTGTGCCGGGTGTAGTCCGTGACCGTGGTGGCCAGTTGCACGGAGGCGCCTGCCGAGAGCGCCTCGTCCAGGAGTACGCGGTGCAGTGCCGACCGCAGGACCGGGATCTGCGGGGCGCCCAGCCGCTCCCCCGTCGCGCCGATGGGCTCCTCGGCGAGTACGGTTCCGTCGGCGTCCATGAGCAGCCGGACCTCGTCCGGGGCGGTGACATGGCCGGCCGCCCGGATCTGCGCGGCCAGAGTGCCGCCCAGCGCCTCGGCGGCCCGCACCCCGTTGGGGTAGAGCACCAGGCCGGAGCCGTTGACACCGATCCGCTCGGCCCGCTCGATGACGGTGACGTCGTTGCCCCGGGAGGCCAGGGCGATCGCGGCGGCCAGCCCACCGATGCCCCCGCCCGCGACGGCCAGGGTGCGGTGCTGCGTCATGGTTCAGCTCTCCGTCCCGGCCGGGACGGCCGTGTCCGTGGGCGCGGCGGCATCGGCCGCCGCCAGCAGTCGTCCGTCGTGTCCGCCGAACGAGCCGTCGGCGGCGTTCCACACGGTCCGGCCCGCCCGCAGCGTGCGTTCGACGCGTCCGGTGAAGGTCCAGCCCTCGTAGGCCGACCAGCCGCACTTGCTCTGCACGTCGTGCGCGGAGAACATCCAGGGGGTGTCCGGCGCGAAGATCACCAGGTCCGCGTCGGCTCCCGCCTCCAGACGCCCCTTGCCCGGCAGCCGGAACAGTTCGGCGGGGACCTGCGCGAGGTGGCGCACCAGGCGGGCGACGGCCGCGTCCGGGTCCTCCTCCGGCCGGCGCCTGCGCATCCCGGTCCAGACGGCGACCGCGAGTTCCTGCACGCCCGGCAGCCCGGGGGGCGACTGGGCCACGCTGCGGGTCTTCTCCTCGACGGTGTGCGGTGCGTGGTCGCTGCCGACCGTGGAGACCTGGCCGGACAACAGCGCGTGCCACAGCCGCCGCTGGTCCGACTCCCCGCGGATCGACGGGGACAGCCGGGTACGGGCGCCCAGGCGCCGGGTGTCGGCGTCGGTGAAGGACAGATGGTGCCCCGTCACCTCGAAGGTGACCGGATGGCCCGCGGCGCGTGCCGCGCAGACGAGGTCGGCCTCCTCCGCGCTGGAGAGGTGCAGGATGTGGGCGTCCGTGCCGTACCGGCGCACCAGCTCGATGATCCTCGCCACGGCGACGATGCCGCCGGTGCGCGGGCGTCGGGCCTCGTACTCCCGATAGCTGCCGGGCTCGCCCCACCAGGCGTCCAGCAGTTCGAACAGCCCGTCGTCCTCGGCGTGCAGGACGAGCCGGACGCCTCCCTCGGCCGCCGCGGCGAACGCCTTCTCCAACTGGACGGGGTCCCGGACCACGGTGGGCGCCGTGTGGTGGCCGGCCATGAAGATCTTGGCGCTGGTGGCGATGGACGGGTCGAGCCGGGACAGCAGTTCGGGGCGGGCCGGGTCGAGACCGATGTGGAACCGGTAGTCCACCAGGCTGTGCCCGTCGACGAGCCGGGCCTTGGCGAGCACGGCCTCGGGCGCGAGCGTGGGCGGCACCGTGTTCGGCATGTCGATCACGGTGGTGACACCGCCGCGCACCGCGGCCCGGCTCGCGTGCCGCCAGTCCTCCTTGTGGGTCAGTCCGGGGGTGCGGAAGTGCACATGGGAGTCGATGAGTCCGGGCAGGACGTAGTGGTCCCCCGCGTCGAGCCGCGGCACACCCGCGGGCGCGGTGTCGGTGTCGTCGATCGCGGTGATCCTGCCGCCGGCGATGGAGACATGGCCCGCCCGCACCCCCTGGGGGGTCACGAGCCGGCGTCCGCCGACGACGAGGTCGGGCACGGCGGCCGGGTTCAGTCCTGCCATGACGCGGCCACCAGCTCCCGGCACAGATCGTTGGTGGGCCCCATCAGCGCGATGGCACGGGCGTCGGCGAGTAGCCTGCCGATCCCGGCGTCGGACAGGAACCCCGCGGAACCCAGCATCCGGGCGACGTCGAGGCAGATCTCCTCCGCGGCGACCGAGGCGTGCAGTTTGCTGTGCAGGGTGGTCAGACCCGGGTCGGCCGAGATCCGCGCCCCCGCCCGTCCGACGATGCCGCGGGCCGTCTCCAGCCGGGTCGCCAGATCGGCCAGGTGGTGCCGGACCGAGGGCAGCTCCAGCAGCCCGCGCCGACGGGCGTGGGCGAGGCCGAGGTCGAACGCCGCCTGGGCCGTTCCGACGGCCACCGCGCCGAGCGAGGCCCCGCTCTCCCGCACGCCCGCGATGATCCCGGCCGCCTTGCCCACCGGCCCGAGCCGGTCGCCGTCGTCCACCACGCAGTGGTCGAGGCCGATCAGACCGGTAGCGGAGCCCCGCATGCCGGCCAGGTCGAGGCCGAGGTCGGGCAGCAGGCCGGGGTTGTCGGCGGACACCAGGAAGAAGGTCTGCCCCGCCGCCCCGTACGCGGCCCGCGGCCCTGTCGTGTCCGGGCCGGTGCGCACCAGCACCAGATAGAGGTCGGCGACCCCGGCGCCGGTGGTGAAGGTCTTGGAGCCGTGCAGTTCCCATCGGCCGTCGGCACGGGGCTCCCCGGTGCTGGACAGCTTCTGCTTGGCGGCTCCGGCCCCGTTCTCGCTCCACGCGGAGGCCGCGAGCAGGGAGCCGTCGGCGAGCCTGGGCAGCCAGCGCTCCCGCTGGCCGGGGGTGCCCCATTCCGCGATGCGGGCACTGACGGCGAAGTGCTGGAAGGCGATGATCGCGACGGAGGGATTGGCCTCGGCGATCTGTTCCACCACGTGGTTGACGGCCGAGGCGTCGCCGCCCCCGCCCCCGTACCCGGCGGGCACCGCCGTGCCCAGCAGACCGCTGGAGCGCAGCGCCGCCAGGGCCTCCCGGTCCGGTTCCCCCGCCCGGCCGGTCCGCTCCGCCGACTCCTTGAGCAGGGCGTGGAGTTCTGGTGTGGGCTGCGTTCTCATGCCGCCACCGACAGCGCCAGGCATTGGGCGACCTCCTCGAATTGCAGATGGCTCAGGGGGGCCAGGACGAACGACCCCTGGAAGGTGACGCGTTTGCGGGCGACGCTCGCCCAGAGCAGGGCTCCGCTGTTCCCGGCCGCGTCGGGGGCGGACGTGACGGCCGTCACCGTGGTGCGGCCGCCGGGCGTCTCGATGTCCGTCAGCCCCTGCTCGTCCGCGCCGTTCTCGCGGGCGAGGAGCCAGGGGACGGTCTGCGGGATGCGTACGGCGATGCCCAGGCAGACCGCGCCGGTCAGGGCGATCGTCGGGTGCCAGCGGGGCACGGTGACCGCGCGCGCGGCGATGCCGCCGCCGGGGTCGGGCACGATCGCCGCGATCTTGGGGAACGCCCCGCCGCGGGGCCAGCCGAGCCGGTCGGCCGCCGCCACCCTGATCCGTTCGAGCCGGTCCAGCAGGTCGTCCCCGGCGGCGAACAGCGCGGCCGGTGACGGCACTTCGAGGGTCCTGGCGTCGACGAAGGCGTACGCGTTGGCGCTCGTGACGAGGGAGACCTCCTGCGGGCCGCCGTCGAGGTCGAGCACGGTACGGGTCTCCCCGGTGGGCAGCAGGTCCGCGAAGGGCACCGGCCCCGGCTGGACGAACGCGACGGAGAACTGGACCTCGTCGCGCTCGACCCGGTCGACCTCGCACACCACGCTGTCGCCGTTGTTGAGGACCCGCACCCGTATCCGCGCACCCGGCAGCAGACGGGGCAGCATCCCGCAACGGCCCGCGGCGACGACGGCGGAGAGCACCGAGTGGCCGCAGGAGCCCCGCAGGTCGAACCGGTCGTCGCCGCCGGGCAGTGCCTGGACGAACCGGTAGTCGAGGTCGAACATCGGGTGCGCGGACGGCTCGACGAGCGCGATCTTGAGTACATGGGCGCCGCCGGCCGACGCGAGGAAGCGCCGCGCCTCCGTCAGATGTCCCAGCAGCGCCGCCTCCTCACGGGGCAGGCGGGCCGCGTCCAGCACGAAGGTGGGGCAGGGGCTGCCCACCGCGTAGGCCAGGTGCCCG is a window encoding:
- a CDS encoding NAD(P)H-dependent oxidoreductase, with amino-acid sequence MTQHRTLAVAGGGIGGLAAAIALASRGNDVTVIERAERIGVNGSGLVLYPNGVRAAEALGGTLAAQIRAAGHVTAPDEVRLLMDADGTVLAEEPIGATGERLGAPQIPVLRSALHRVLLDEALSAGASVQLATTVTDYTRHTDSVSVHLSDGTTQDYEALIAADGIRSAVRRRMLGDEPLQYRGYTSVRGRTRGSALGGRGHVVSGLGIQFFIAPVDDDTLYWAAKITAPPGVWPARGPDGARKALVDAIEGWYGPVVDLVRDAEPGDLVVTDIHDRDPAPRWVDGPVALLGDAAHAMVPALGQGANTALEDAVVLGQAMEATSSVTDALALYAHERVGRAAAVVLESRRQGGVDQGADRAGVERRNARMRSAGRKDQGSVDIVGWRPRPALDALPPAAAPKGADAGTGAGGGTGAETGAGAEAGAGPGAEAGAGPGAGAGAGAEAEEAGPGAGVGAGAHIVLIGGSLREGSVCDRVAQWCALRCEGRGATTRVFTGADIDFPAYRPGLAETHRGASDLLAELRRADGVVLISPTYHASVSGLLKNALDFVNDIGGPLPYLEGRAIGTVAVGAGAQGAASTLAALRTIAHALRAWPTPVGVAVSQAPAPLPADEAPSLPDEERLDQMVGQLMWLATARSAGARPEAVPAAA
- a CDS encoding dihydroorotase; its protein translation is MAGLNPAAVPDLVVGGRRLVTPQGVRAGHVSIAGGRITAIDDTDTAPAGVPRLDAGDHYVLPGLIDSHVHFRTPGLTHKEDWRHASRAAVRGGVTTVIDMPNTVPPTLAPEAVLAKARLVDGHSLVDYRFHIGLDPARPELLSRLDPSIATSAKIFMAGHHTAPTVVRDPVQLEKAFAAAAEGGVRLVLHAEDDGLFELLDAWWGEPGSYREYEARRPRTGGIVAVARIIELVRRYGTDAHILHLSSAEEADLVCAARAAGHPVTFEVTGHHLSFTDADTRRLGARTRLSPSIRGESDQRRLWHALLSGQVSTVGSDHAPHTVEEKTRSVAQSPPGLPGVQELAVAVWTGMRRRRPEEDPDAAVARLVRHLAQVPAELFRLPGKGRLEAGADADLVIFAPDTPWMFSAHDVQSKCGWSAYEGWTFTGRVERTLRAGRTVWNAADGSFGGHDGRLLAAADAAAPTDTAVPAGTES
- a CDS encoding acyl-CoA dehydrogenase family protein, translating into MRTQPTPELHALLKESAERTGRAGEPDREALAALRSSGLLGTAVPAGYGGGGGDASAVNHVVEQIAEANPSVAIIAFQHFAVSARIAEWGTPGQRERWLPRLADGSLLAASAWSENGAGAAKQKLSSTGEPRADGRWELHGSKTFTTGAGVADLYLVLVRTGPDTTGPRAAYGAAGQTFFLVSADNPGLLPDLGLDLAGMRGSATGLIGLDHCVVDDGDRLGPVGKAAGIIAGVRESGASLGAVAVGTAQAAFDLGLAHARRRGLLELPSVRHHLADLATRLETARGIVGRAGARISADPGLTTLHSKLHASVAAEEICLDVARMLGSAGFLSDAGIGRLLADARAIALMGPTNDLCRELVAASWQD
- a CDS encoding PrpF domain-containing protein → MIGHLAYAVGSPCPTFVLDAARLPREEAALLGHLTEARRFLASAGGAHVLKIALVEPSAHPMFDLDYRFVQALPGGDDRFDLRGSCGHSVLSAVVAAGRCGMLPRLLPGARIRVRVLNNGDSVVCEVDRVERDEVQFSVAFVQPGPVPFADLLPTGETRTVLDLDGGPQEVSLVTSANAYAFVDARTLEVPSPAALFAAGDDLLDRLERIRVAAADRLGWPRGGAFPKIAAIVPDPGGGIAARAVTVPRWHPTIALTGAVCLGIAVRIPQTVPWLLARENGADEQGLTDIETPGGRTTVTAVTSAPDAAGNSGALLWASVARKRVTFQGSFVLAPLSHLQFEEVAQCLALSVAA